The following are from one region of the Silene latifolia isolate original U9 population chromosome 9, ASM4854445v1, whole genome shotgun sequence genome:
- the LOC141601499 gene encoding uncharacterized protein LOC141601499, giving the protein MRLRSCPKTDERPAGYIVGQFREVNNHPLYSVKNREFQKLLRDIHDYIKRIIIDHTKLNIGPTLSYIILKEYSNGYHNVGASLIDFKNFKRDVKCYIGDNDASMFIGNFKRLAETQGFWADQEAINNYKIFGEIISFDPTYGKNKYFMVFTPFTGVDHNKKTVTFGAGLLEFESQESFEWIFRKNNRDMHRGSWTLPMSIVVLEKVGPMQIEVHASLVYMHAIFYDFQKEVKHAICTIGVEGLTTKGVLEYDEVIDGLKDRKFLVEYNLENNNTKCACKLFERCGFVCRHIMWVWNGRKVYKIPEAYVLPRWANKSYMPIVHDENGKVVEDYNEADIKKMEMSKVWSEIYATVGVLDITATVKQMKQLEKMLKQFRENITGPVEPKTKNKEIEDHLGITGSNKINIRLPHKAKNKGSGKR; this is encoded by the exons ATGAGGTTGAGAAGCTGTCCAAAAACAGATGAACGACCGGCTGGATACATCGTGGGCCAGTTTAGAGAGGTTAACAATCACCCTCTTTACTCTGTCAAGAATAGAGAATTTCAAAAGCTGTTAAGGGACATCCATGATTACATTAAGAGGATAattattgatcatactaagctAAACATAGGTCCAACATTAAGCTACATaattctcaaggaatactcaaatggttatcaTAATGTGGGTGCCTCTTTGATAGACTTTAAAAACTTCAAAAGAGATGtcaagtgttacattggggataATGATGCCTCCATGTTCATTGGTAATTTCAAAAGGCTTGCTGAAACACAAG GTTTCTGGGCTGACCAGGAAGCCATAAACAACTACAAAATATTTGGAGAAATAATCTCCTTTGACCCTACTTACGGGAAAAACAAGTACTTCATGGTTTTTACTCCATTCACAggagtagaccacaacaagaaAACAGTGACTTTCGGAGCAGGCTTGCTTGAATTCGAGAGTCAAGAATCCTTTGAATGGATATTTAGAAAG AACAACAGAGATATGCACAGAGGCAGCTGGACACTACCAATGAGCATAGTAGTGCTTGAGAAAGTAGGCCCAATGCAGATAGAGGTGCATGCTTCACTGGTATACATGCATGCTatcttttatgactttcaaaaaGAAGTAAAACATGCCATCTGCACCATAGGAGTCGAAGGTTTAACAACAAAAGGAGTATTAGAGTACGATGAGGTTATTGACGGACTGAAAGACAGAAAATTCCTCGTCGAATATAACCTTGAAAATAACAACACCAAATGTGCTTGTAAGCTATTTGAGAGGTGTGGGTTTGTTTGCAGACATATAATGTGGGTATGGAACGGGAGGAAGGTATACAAGATACCTGAAGCCTACGTGCTTCCTCGATGGGCAAATAAATCGTACATGCCTATTGTCCATGATGAAAATGGAAAGGTCGTGGAAGACTACAATGAAGCTGACATCAAGAAAATGGAGATGTCAAAGGTATGGTCTGAAATTTATGCAACTGTGGGGGTGCTGGACATTACTGCTACAGTTAAACAGATGAAACAACTGGAGAAAATGCTAAAACAGTTCAGGGAGAACATCACAGGGCCAGTCGAGCCAAAAACGAAAAACAAAGAAATTGAAGATCATCTTGGAATCACAGGTTCAAATAAAATCAACATACGACTGCCACATAAGGCAAAGAACAAGGGCAGTGGAAAAAGATGA